In Salana multivorans, a single genomic region encodes these proteins:
- the ligD gene encoding non-homologous end-joining DNA ligase: MAASSAAARSGGDAQTLDVGGRRVRLTNPDKVLFPGDDEHGPTTKGELVDYYRRIAPVMLPHLAGRPVTRKRWPNGTEQQSFFTKNLDSGTPDWVPRAAVEHQHRVATYPLVEEEAALAWAAQLAAIELHVPQWRLPEAARDQRPGGSPYVLEEATADPDRLVVDLDPGPGTTMRDVARVALAARDILEGAGLAVFPVTSGSKGLHLYAGLGGAHAISSAQAREVSAELARALAAELPDLVVTSMKRAIRDGKVFVDHSQNNPAKTTVSPYSVRGRARPWVAAPRTWAEIEAAAEGEGLPQLTMAEVLERVARDGDLLAPLLPAGESSGAPSPGAASPGPARPRAARRPRPSQPVVPSTPPPPTLARMPALPDPMLASTLDPAREAELAAPDAGTRWRFEPKWDGYRVLVVVGPAAGAADVGPSGGADEEATAVALVTRSGRDVTAEFGPVAAVPPALAGHVGILDAEVVALDEAGRPSFQTLQNRTFNGDRLRLMLFDVLELDGVDLVGHPLDARLEVLSALDLPPADPGRLAATGPGAWVQTEPLADTLAAAMRESRELDGEGVLAKRRDSRYQPGRRSGSWVKVKHLLEVRVVIGGFTAGQGRRAGGIGALLVGTRDDGGRLRYAGKVGTGFSTAALERLLARLRRLEVAEPPFAGGLDAVPRADARTATWVRPELGGEVLADQWTDGGRLRLPRWQGDVEPVE, encoded by the coding sequence ATGGCCGCCAGCTCGGCCGCGGCGAGGTCCGGTGGTGACGCGCAGACGCTCGACGTGGGCGGTCGCCGCGTGCGGCTCACCAACCCGGACAAGGTCCTCTTCCCGGGCGACGACGAGCACGGGCCGACGACCAAGGGCGAGCTCGTCGACTACTACCGCCGGATCGCCCCGGTCATGCTGCCGCACCTCGCGGGTCGGCCCGTCACGCGCAAGCGGTGGCCGAACGGGACCGAGCAGCAGTCCTTCTTCACCAAGAACCTCGACTCCGGGACGCCGGACTGGGTGCCGCGCGCGGCGGTCGAGCACCAGCACCGGGTGGCGACCTACCCGCTCGTGGAGGAGGAGGCGGCGCTCGCGTGGGCGGCGCAGCTCGCCGCGATCGAGCTGCACGTCCCCCAGTGGCGCCTGCCGGAGGCGGCGCGCGACCAGCGGCCGGGCGGCTCGCCGTACGTCCTGGAGGAGGCGACGGCCGACCCGGACCGGCTCGTCGTCGACCTCGATCCCGGCCCCGGCACGACGATGCGGGACGTCGCGCGGGTGGCGCTCGCGGCCCGCGACATCCTCGAGGGCGCCGGCCTCGCGGTCTTCCCCGTGACGTCGGGGTCGAAGGGGCTCCACCTGTACGCCGGCCTCGGCGGCGCTCACGCCATCTCCTCGGCGCAGGCCCGCGAGGTCTCGGCGGAGCTGGCCAGGGCGCTGGCCGCCGAGCTGCCCGACCTCGTCGTCACCTCGATGAAGCGGGCGATCCGCGACGGCAAGGTCTTCGTCGACCACTCGCAGAACAACCCGGCGAAGACGACGGTCTCGCCCTACTCGGTGCGCGGGCGGGCGCGGCCGTGGGTGGCGGCGCCACGGACCTGGGCCGAGATCGAGGCCGCGGCCGAGGGCGAGGGGCTGCCGCAGCTCACGATGGCCGAGGTGCTGGAGCGGGTGGCGCGGGACGGTGACCTGCTCGCGCCGCTGCTGCCGGCGGGGGAGTCGTCGGGAGCGCCTTCGCCGGGCGCCGCCTCGCCGGGGCCGGCCCGGCCGCGGGCGGCGCGCCGGCCGCGACCGAGCCAGCCCGTGGTGCCCTCGACACCGCCACCGCCCACCCTCGCGCGCATGCCCGCGCTCCCGGACCCGATGCTCGCCTCGACGCTCGACCCGGCCCGCGAGGCCGAGCTCGCCGCCCCCGACGCCGGGACGCGGTGGCGGTTCGAGCCGAAGTGGGACGGGTACCGGGTGCTCGTCGTCGTCGGCCCGGCGGCCGGGGCGGCGGACGTCGGCCCGTCGGGCGGAGCTGACGAGGAGGCGACCGCCGTCGCCCTCGTCACCCGATCGGGCCGCGACGTCACGGCCGAGTTCGGGCCGGTCGCCGCGGTGCCGCCGGCGCTCGCCGGGCACGTGGGGATCCTCGACGCGGAGGTCGTCGCGCTCGACGAGGCCGGTCGGCCCAGCTTCCAGACGCTGCAGAACCGGACGTTCAACGGCGACCGCCTGCGGCTCATGCTGTTCGACGTGCTCGAGCTCGACGGCGTCGACCTCGTCGGCCACCCCCTGGACGCCCGCCTCGAGGTGCTCTCCGCGCTGGACCTGCCGCCGGCCGATCCCGGCCGTCTCGCGGCGACGGGGCCCGGGGCCTGGGTGCAGACCGAGCCGCTCGCGGACACCCTGGCGGCAGCGATGCGGGAGAGCCGGGAGCTCGACGGGGAGGGGGTGCTCGCGAAGCGCCGCGACTCCCGCTACCAGCCCGGGCGGCGCAGCGGGAGCTGGGTCAAGGTGAAGCACCTGCTCGAGGTGCGCGTCGTCATCGGTGGCTTCACGGCCGGTCAGGGTCGCCGCGCGGGCGGGATCGGCGCGCTGCTCGTCGGGACGCGGGACGACGGGGGTCGCCTGCGGTACGCGGGCAAGGTCGGGACGGGCTTCTCCACCGCCGCGCTGGAGCGCCTGCTCGCGCGGCTGCGCCGGCTCGAGGTCGCGGAGCCGCCGTTCGCCGGCGGGCTCGACGCCGTGCCGCGGGCCGATGCGCGCACGGCGACCTGGGTCCGTCCGGAGCTGGGCGGCGAGGTGCTGGCCGACCAGTGGACGGACGGTGGCCGGCTGCGGCTGCCCCGCTGGCAGGGTGACGTCGAACCGGTCGAGTGA
- a CDS encoding phosphotransferase, with the protein MTDAEIPLPGGDVTDGVVRVGDTVRRPIGDHSALVHRVLRHLEDAGFAGAPRLLGVDDRQREILTFVDGEVAGRPWPAWVADDARAESVARLLRRLDDAMVPFGLPSDVPVDAPERPGVPPRPGPPPTFLGHRDVTPENTVFREGTAVALIDFDLVRPSTRVDEVTNLLLWWGAWMPPEDRAEVVRDVDAAARGRRLLDAYDLEEDLRRWVVPVSVSTAQRSWHSMRERAETLGGGWARMWRAGVGDQIRRRERWLRENEAVLTAAVMG; encoded by the coding sequence ATGACGGACGCCGAGATCCCCCTGCCCGGCGGCGACGTCACCGACGGGGTCGTCCGCGTCGGCGACACGGTGCGCCGGCCGATCGGCGACCACTCCGCCCTCGTGCACCGCGTCCTGCGCCACCTGGAGGACGCGGGGTTCGCCGGTGCGCCGCGACTCCTCGGGGTCGACGACCGCCAGCGCGAGATCCTGACCTTCGTCGACGGCGAGGTGGCCGGCCGGCCGTGGCCGGCCTGGGTAGCCGACGACGCGCGAGCCGAGTCCGTCGCACGGCTGCTGCGCCGGCTCGACGACGCGATGGTCCCGTTCGGCCTGCCGTCCGACGTGCCGGTGGATGCCCCAGAGCGACCGGGGGTGCCGCCACGGCCGGGGCCACCACCCACGTTCCTCGGCCACCGGGACGTGACGCCGGAGAACACGGTGTTCCGCGAGGGGACGGCCGTCGCGCTCATCGACTTCGACCTGGTTCGGCCCTCGACCCGCGTCGACGAGGTGACGAACCTGCTGCTCTGGTGGGGCGCGTGGATGCCGCCCGAGGACCGCGCGGAGGTCGTGCGCGACGTCGACGCCGCCGCGCGCGGCCGCCGGCTGCTCGACGCCTACGACCTGGAGGAGGACCTGCGCCGGTGGGTGGTGCCGGTCTCCGTCTCGACGGCCCAGCGGTCCTGGCACTCGATGCGCGAGCGGGCCGAGACCCTCGGCGGCGGGTGGGCCCGCATGTGGCGGGCGGGCGTCGGCGACCAGATCCGGCGTCGAGAGCGGTGGCTGCGCGAGAACGAGGCGGTGCTCACGGCCGCCGTGATGGGCTGA
- a CDS encoding phosphatase PAP2 family protein — protein sequence MSDPTSPATPPAYQPGGYAPRPAAPSGGPGSPGQPVGSPFATGRYVPRTETRWLWCVAGLILSIAVVVASVRLFVLTPAWRMVDQAAFLGSTLGREQVEPYAKVVLGVVSPLFLVGATIVAVVLALARKAFGDAVRAVVVVVGANLTTQLLKGVIERPIDDLPQATYGNSLPSGHTTVAASVVAILLIVVGRSWRPLVALLGVLYAGATGIATLALAWHRPSDAVAAFAVVAAWSLLVLIPNRGRAVPDVVVNPLRILVSWLLGVAAVAGLTVGFVALSVAFARAGGDLSSGSALLEPVTRRAAYVGACAGTGGAAAFFVWWQLLARR from the coding sequence GTGAGCGACCCGACCTCCCCGGCCACACCTCCGGCCTACCAGCCCGGCGGCTACGCCCCCCGACCCGCCGCGCCGTCGGGCGGGCCGGGATCGCCGGGGCAGCCGGTCGGGTCGCCGTTCGCGACCGGTCGGTACGTGCCAAGGACCGAGACGCGCTGGCTCTGGTGCGTCGCCGGGCTGATCCTGTCGATCGCCGTGGTCGTCGCCTCGGTCCGACTGTTCGTGCTGACCCCGGCCTGGCGGATGGTCGACCAGGCGGCGTTCCTCGGCTCGACCCTGGGGCGCGAGCAGGTCGAGCCGTACGCGAAGGTGGTGCTGGGCGTCGTGTCGCCGCTGTTCCTCGTCGGCGCCACGATCGTCGCGGTCGTCCTGGCGCTGGCCCGGAAGGCGTTCGGGGACGCGGTGCGCGCCGTCGTCGTCGTGGTCGGCGCGAACCTCACGACGCAGCTCCTCAAGGGGGTCATCGAGCGTCCGATCGACGACCTTCCGCAGGCCACCTACGGCAACTCCCTCCCGAGCGGGCACACGACCGTCGCGGCCTCGGTCGTGGCGATCCTGCTCATCGTCGTCGGACGGTCGTGGCGGCCGCTCGTCGCGCTGCTCGGTGTCCTCTACGCGGGCGCGACGGGCATCGCGACGCTGGCGCTCGCCTGGCACCGCCCGTCCGACGCGGTGGCGGCGTTCGCGGTCGTGGCTGCGTGGTCGCTGCTCGTGCTCATCCCGAACCGGGGGCGCGCGGTCCCGGACGTGGTCGTGAACCCGCTGCGGATCCTCGTGTCCTGGCTGCTCGGCGTCGCGGCGGTGGCGGGCCTGACCGTCGGGTTCGTCGCCTTGTCGGTGGCGTTCGCCCGGGCGGGCGGGGACCTGTCGAGCGGCAGCGCGCTGCTGGAACCCGTCACCCGACGGGCCGCCTACGTCGGCGCGTGCGCGGGGACCGGCGGGGCCGCCGCGTTCTTCGTCTGGTGGCAGCTCCTCGCCCGACGCTGA
- a CDS encoding DUF5926 family protein, whose product MAKKNRRPSSRPASASARTTRPAGRAPRSDHAGSPSPEAAAAAPRREAVEFVARPFEGLPGESDWVALREIIPAGTARVRTTAEHGARDVTVVSLLPDLVPALRRQDGELLIGLQTVGTSGDVSRDVANTLLHALDLEPGDVLQLSELPGPGPRLQDVLEPGDFAAQVQDSFGYWVGDEADGDPEIAAALDNANELMVPTVEVPLPALATAPEAGLGTAYWCRMNGKEFLRWIVPAQDEATLDALARLHARRASALEDGTRLIGAFRTCGVLVPVWELARGTEADELTAPVAAFAERLADALATTDQLTAAERGARNGLVSRQVRLR is encoded by the coding sequence ATGGCCAAGAAGAACCGCCGTCCCTCCTCGCGCCCCGCGTCCGCGTCCGCGCGGACGACCCGTCCGGCCGGCCGCGCCCCGCGCTCCGACCACGCCGGCTCCCCGTCCCCCGAGGCGGCCGCCGCGGCTCCCCGGCGCGAGGCCGTCGAGTTCGTCGCGCGCCCCTTCGAGGGGCTCCCCGGCGAGTCGGACTGGGTCGCGCTGCGCGAGATCATCCCGGCCGGGACCGCCCGCGTGAGGACGACCGCTGAGCACGGAGCCCGTGACGTCACGGTCGTCAGCCTCCTGCCCGACCTCGTCCCGGCCCTGCGGCGCCAGGACGGCGAGCTGCTCATCGGCCTCCAGACGGTCGGCACGAGCGGCGACGTGAGCCGCGACGTCGCGAACACGCTCCTGCACGCCCTCGACCTCGAGCCGGGCGACGTGCTCCAGCTCTCCGAGCTGCCCGGCCCCGGCCCGCGCCTGCAGGACGTCCTGGAGCCCGGCGACTTCGCGGCGCAGGTCCAGGACTCCTTCGGCTACTGGGTCGGCGACGAGGCGGACGGCGACCCCGAGATCGCCGCGGCCCTCGACAACGCCAACGAGCTCATGGTCCCGACGGTCGAGGTCCCCCTCCCGGCGCTCGCGACCGCGCCCGAGGCCGGCCTCGGCACCGCCTACTGGTGCCGGATGAACGGCAAGGAGTTCCTCCGCTGGATCGTCCCGGCGCAGGACGAGGCGACCCTCGACGCGCTGGCCCGCCTGCACGCCAGGCGCGCCTCGGCGCTCGAGGATGGCACGCGCCTCATCGGCGCCTTCCGCACCTGCGGCGTGCTCGTCCCCGTCTGGGAGCTGGCCCGCGGCACGGAGGCCGACGAGCTCACCGCCCCCGTCGCCGCGTTCGCCGAGCGCCTGGCCGACGCCCTCGCGACGACCGACCAGCTCACCGCGGCCGAGCGGGGCGCGCGCAACGGCCTCGTCTCGCGCCAGGTTCGCCTGCGCTGA
- the pgm gene encoding phosphoglucomutase (alpha-D-glucose-1,6-bisphosphate-dependent): MHERAGQLALPEDLIDVDRLVGLYYDGVPDIDDPGQQVVFGTSGHRGTSLTTSFTETHVAAITQAIVEYRRAQGIDGPLYVGRDTHALSHPAEKTVVEVLVACGVEVRVDARDSWTPTPAVSHSILTHNGAGTSEGVRTSGPGIADGIVITPSHNPPTDGGIKYNATDGGPAGGDVTGWIARRANEIARAGLASIERVPYERAVTSELVVKHDYRSSYVDDLDAVIDMELIARAGVKIAADTLGGAAIEYWGAIAERYGLDLTVIHPDYDPTFSFMTLDWDGKIRMDCSSPYAMASLRGLMDAPEGDDLRIAYDLATGNDGDADRHGIVTPDGGLMNPNHYLAVCIDYLFRNREQWPATAAVGKTLVSSSLIDRVAEGLDRRLIETPVGFKYFADGLLSAQMGFGGEESAGASFLRKDGTVWTTDKDGFILDLLAAEIIARTGESPSAYHRRLVASYGESWYARVDAPATREEKAKLKDLSPAAVTATTLAGEPIIDRLVTAPGNGEPIGGLKVTTQNAWFAARPSGTEDVYKIYAESFVSPEHLLEVQAAAREVVNDAIGA, translated from the coding sequence ATGCACGAGCGCGCCGGCCAGCTGGCTCTTCCCGAGGACCTCATCGACGTCGACCGTCTCGTCGGTCTGTACTACGACGGCGTGCCGGACATCGACGATCCGGGGCAGCAGGTCGTCTTCGGCACGTCCGGCCACCGCGGCACGAGCCTGACCACGTCGTTCACCGAGACCCACGTCGCGGCGATCACGCAGGCGATCGTCGAGTACCGCCGCGCCCAGGGGATCGACGGCCCGCTCTACGTCGGCCGGGACACGCACGCGCTGTCGCACCCGGCGGAGAAGACGGTCGTCGAGGTGCTCGTGGCGTGCGGCGTCGAGGTCCGGGTGGACGCGCGCGACTCCTGGACGCCGACGCCGGCCGTGTCGCACTCGATCCTCACGCACAACGGCGCCGGCACCTCCGAGGGGGTGCGGACGTCCGGCCCCGGGATCGCCGACGGCATCGTCATCACGCCGTCGCACAACCCGCCGACGGACGGCGGCATCAAGTACAACGCGACGGACGGCGGCCCCGCCGGCGGGGACGTCACCGGCTGGATCGCGCGCCGGGCCAACGAGATCGCCCGCGCCGGCCTCGCCTCCATCGAGCGGGTGCCGTACGAGCGGGCGGTGACGTCGGAGCTGGTCGTCAAGCACGACTACCGGTCCTCCTACGTCGACGACCTCGACGCCGTCATCGACATGGAGCTGATCGCCAGGGCCGGCGTGAAGATCGCGGCCGACACGCTGGGCGGCGCGGCGATCGAGTACTGGGGTGCCATCGCCGAGCGCTACGGGCTCGACCTCACGGTCATCCACCCGGACTACGACCCGACGTTCTCCTTCATGACGCTGGACTGGGACGGCAAGATCCGGATGGACTGCTCCTCCCCGTACGCGATGGCGTCGCTGCGCGGCCTCATGGACGCCCCCGAGGGCGACGACCTGCGGATCGCCTACGACCTCGCGACCGGGAACGACGGCGACGCCGACCGCCACGGCATCGTGACGCCCGACGGCGGGCTGATGAACCCCAACCACTACCTCGCGGTGTGCATCGACTACCTGTTCCGCAACCGCGAGCAGTGGCCGGCGACGGCGGCGGTCGGCAAGACGCTCGTGTCCAGCTCGCTCATCGACCGCGTGGCCGAGGGTCTCGACCGTCGGCTCATCGAGACCCCGGTCGGGTTCAAGTACTTCGCCGACGGCCTGCTGTCCGCGCAGATGGGCTTCGGCGGCGAGGAGAGCGCCGGGGCCTCGTTCCTGCGCAAGGACGGCACGGTCTGGACGACGGACAAGGACGGCTTCATCCTCGACCTGCTCGCGGCGGAGATCATCGCGCGGACGGGCGAGTCGCCGTCGGCGTACCACCGCCGGCTGGTCGCGTCGTACGGCGAGAGCTGGTACGCGCGCGTCGACGCGCCCGCCACCCGCGAGGAGAAGGCCAAGCTCAAGGACCTCTCCCCCGCCGCCGTCACCGCGACGACGCTCGCCGGGGAACCGATCATCGACCGGCTCGTCACGGCGCCCGGCAACGGCGAGCCCATCGGCGGCCTCAAGGTGACGACGCAGAACGCGTGGTTCGCCGCGCGCCCGTCCGGGACCGAGGACGTCTACAAGATCTACG
- a CDS encoding glycosyltransferase family 2 protein: MVRARPASQRGADEEASSAAVRSRRVAAVLPAKDEAERIAATVRAARAIPNVDLVIVVDDGSADDTQHVARAAGAVVVRHSQNRGKAAAMETGAAVAAMRDADGEPARLLLFLDADLGDTAVNAAPLVPPVLAGKADLSIAVLPAQEGAGGHGIVLGLARRAIHKVSGWTPRAPLSGQRCLAREAFEAALPLARGWGVETGMTIDLLEQGFAVVEVPCDLRHRASGTNLRGYLHRGAQYRDIAYAIAVRRVRRYPTQPA; this comes from the coding sequence GTGGTGCGTGCGAGGCCCGCGAGCCAGCGGGGGGCAGACGAGGAGGCGTCCTCGGCTGCCGTCCGGTCGCGCCGTGTCGCGGCCGTCCTGCCCGCCAAGGACGAGGCCGAGCGCATCGCCGCCACCGTCCGCGCCGCGCGGGCGATCCCCAACGTCGACCTCGTCATCGTGGTGGACGACGGGTCGGCTGACGACACCCAGCACGTGGCCCGCGCCGCGGGCGCCGTCGTCGTGCGTCACTCCCAGAACCGCGGCAAGGCCGCGGCGATGGAGACCGGGGCGGCGGTGGCCGCGATGCGCGACGCCGACGGCGAGCCCGCCCGGCTGCTCCTCTTCCTCGACGCCGACCTCGGCGACACCGCCGTCAACGCTGCGCCGCTCGTCCCGCCGGTCCTCGCCGGCAAGGCCGACCTCTCGATCGCGGTCCTGCCGGCCCAGGAGGGCGCTGGTGGCCACGGGATCGTGCTGGGGCTGGCCCGTCGGGCGATCCACAAGGTCTCGGGCTGGACGCCGCGCGCGCCCCTGTCCGGGCAGCGGTGCCTCGCGCGCGAGGCGTTCGAGGCGGCGCTGCCGCTCGCCCGCGGCTGGGGTGTCGAGACCGGCATGACGATCGACCTGCTGGAGCAGGGCTTCGCCGTCGTCGAGGTCCCGTGCGACCTGCGGCACCGGGCGAGCGGGACCAACCTGCGCGGCTACCTCCACCGCGGCGCGCAGTACCGCGACATCGCGTACGCGATCGCGGTCCGCCGGGTGCGCCGCTACCCGACGCAGCCTGCCTGA
- a CDS encoding Ku protein → MRPLWSGDIAFGLVSVPVKLYSATSSHDVSFHQVHVEDGGRVRYERRCEVCGKVVSYEDIAKAYDDEGERVIVTEDDLATLPTAAKREIQVLSFVPGEQVDPILFETSYYAEPAGRSPKAYALLERVLGETGRVAVVSFALRGKARLGIMRVREGVLVVQAIHWADEVRALETDATAALADAPDVTAKELAMATALVESMAGDFDPAEYPDTYTDELRELIDAKLKGGEAFATEEKQEEEMGDVVDLVAALRRSVEERKKAGGSGSSGSTMGRAASKKPAASTGTASTAKSSTAKTSTRKTPAKKPKAS, encoded by the coding sequence ATGAGACCCCTGTGGAGCGGCGACATCGCGTTCGGCCTGGTCAGCGTGCCCGTCAAGCTGTACTCGGCCACCTCCTCCCACGACGTCTCCTTCCACCAGGTGCACGTCGAGGACGGCGGCCGTGTCCGGTACGAGCGGCGCTGCGAGGTCTGCGGGAAGGTCGTCTCCTACGAGGACATCGCGAAGGCCTACGACGACGAGGGTGAGCGCGTCATCGTGACCGAGGACGACCTGGCGACCCTCCCGACGGCCGCCAAGCGCGAGATCCAGGTGCTCTCGTTCGTCCCGGGTGAGCAGGTCGACCCGATCCTGTTCGAGACGAGCTACTACGCCGAGCCCGCCGGCCGGTCCCCGAAGGCCTACGCCCTGCTGGAGCGGGTGCTGGGCGAGACGGGCCGCGTCGCCGTCGTGTCGTTCGCGCTGCGCGGCAAGGCCCGGCTCGGCATCATGCGGGTGCGCGAGGGCGTCCTCGTCGTCCAGGCGATCCACTGGGCGGACGAGGTGCGCGCGCTGGAGACCGACGCGACCGCCGCGCTGGCCGACGCCCCGGACGTCACGGCCAAGGAGCTCGCCATGGCGACCGCCCTCGTCGAGTCGATGGCCGGCGACTTCGACCCCGCCGAGTACCCGGACACCTACACCGACGAGCTCCGCGAGCTGATCGACGCCAAGCTCAAGGGCGGCGAGGCGTTCGCGACCGAGGAGAAGCAGGAGGAGGAGATGGGCGACGTCGTCGACCTCGTCGCCGCCCTGCGCCGCAGCGTCGAGGAGCGCAAGAAGGCGGGCGGGTCCGGGTCGTCCGGCTCGACGATGGGCAGGGCCGCGTCGAAGAAGCCGGCCGCCTCGACCGGCACAGCCTCGACTGCGAAGAGCTCGACCGCGAAGACCTCGACGAGGAAGACCCCGGCCAAGAAGCCGAAGGCGTCCTGA